In Carya illinoinensis cultivar Pawnee chromosome 16, C.illinoinensisPawnee_v1, whole genome shotgun sequence, a single window of DNA contains:
- the LOC122298593 gene encoding magnesium dechelatase SGRL, chloroplastic-like translates to MACHCAYYAFSLSPQRDFLNKTKLKKSSRFNPVLLSSISNAGASYNTLVSEAVRILGPPARFEASKLKVVFMGEELNKYSGIIPRTYILSHCDFTANLTLNISNVINLDQLNGWYNKDDVVAEWKKVNNEMCLHAHCFVSGSNPLLDLAAEFRYHIFSKELPLVLKAVLHGDSELFGQHPELLDALVRVYFHSSSRKYNRTECWGPLKNAAEGMQGDQIQGLLSGSEDGFRQKWRRPKSIFQALFAFLL, encoded by the exons ATGGCCTGCCATTGTGCTTATTATGCTTTCTCACTATCTCCACAGAGGGATTTTCTCAACAAAACAAAGTTAAAGAAATCAAGTAGATTCAATCCTGTTCTCCTTTCTTCCATAAGCAATGCTGGAGCCTCCTACAACACTCTTGTTTCTGAG GCTGTTAGGATTTTGGGTCCTCCAGCAAGATTCGAAGCATCAAAGCTGAAAGTTGTTTTCATGGGAGAAGAGTTGAACAAGTATTCAGGAATTATTCCAAGAACCTACATCCTATCCCACTGTGACTTTACAGCTAACTTAACCTTAAATATCTCTAATGTCATCAACCTTGATCAG TTAAATGGGTGGTATAATAAGGATGATGTAGTTGCAGAATGGAAGAAAGTGAACAATGAAATGTGTCTCCATGCCCATTGCTTTGTCAGTGGTTCCAATCCCCTGCTGGACCTGGCTGCTGAGTTTAGataccacatattctcaaaggAATTGCCTTTA GTGCTTAAAGCAGTGCTACATGGAGATTCAGAACTTTTTGGACAGCATCCTGAGCTACTGGATGCCTTGGTTAGGGTATATTTTCATTCTAGTTCGCGAAAGTACAATCGTACAGAATGTTGGGGGCCTCTCAAGAATGCTGCAGAG GGAATGCAAGGGGACCAAATCCAAGGTTTATTAAGTGGAAGTGAAGATGGTTTTAGGCAGAAATGGAGACGCCCAAAATCCATCTTCCAAGCTCTTTTTGCCTTTCTTCTTTGA
- the LOC122298479 gene encoding probable methyltransferase PMT25, translating to MAQGRYSQLDGRKSSAYCSTIPIVMFIAFCFVGIWTLMSSIVPVQNSDLIYQEAVNPMATENGYRQFKDSSGTFSEDSTNGDGNTRNDQDIVEMESGNIPKNNQHKLVTIPDSEQTDSEEGLDENESDWVEGEKKLKTVQSQDGIKQEDKVLSETVGEMIDKNHDKHLEKNASENSIEMEEKDRGSELLHAGSRSELLNDTAPQNGVWSTQAIEAKNEKESQQSSITTDLSGYVWKLCNATTGPDYIPCLDNWQAIRKLPSTSHYEHRERHCPDEAPTCLVPLPEGYRRPIKWPESRDQIWYRNVPHKELADFKRGQNWVKVTGEYLTFPGGGTQFKHGALHYIDLIQKSLPAIAWGKRSHVILDVGCGVASFGGYLFKRDVLAMSFAPKDEHKAQVQLALERGIPAILSVMGTKRLPFPSVVFDLVHCSRCRVPWHIEGGKLLLELNRVLRPGGYFVWSATPVYQKNPEDSGIWKAMSKLSKSMCWDLVVIGKDKLNGVSVAIYRKPTSNECYDKRLQNEPPLCKESDDPDAAWNVAMQACMHKVPVNASERGSRWPEQWPRRLEKPPYWLHSQVGVHGKGTPEDFTADYNHWKTVVSQSYLKGMGINWSSVRNVMDMRAVYGGFAAALKDLEVWVMNVVPIDSPDTLPIIYERGLFGIYHDWCESFNTYPRSYDLLHADHLFSSLKKRCNLTAVIAEVDRILRPVGKVIVRDNDETIGEVENMAKSLQWEILFSYSKDNEGLLCVQKTWWRPTEMDTIMSAVA from the exons ATGGCTCAGGGGAGGTATTCCCAACTTGACGGGAGGAAGTCTTCAGCTTACTGTTCGACCATCCCTATCGTGATGTTCattgcattttgttttgttgggaTTTGGACTTTAATGTCATCCATTGTTCCAGTTCAAAATTCGGACTTGATTTATCAGGAGGCCGTAAATCCAATGGCGACTGAAAATGGTTATAGGCAATTTAAGGACAGTTCTGGTACTTTTTCAGAGGATTCTACAAATGGAGATGGCAATACCAGAAATGACCAAGACATAGTTGAAATGGAGTCTGGGAATATTCCCAAGAATAATCAGCACAAATTGGTTACAATCCCTGACAGTGAGCAGACAGATTCAGAGGAGGGACTGGATGAGAATGAATCAGATTGGGTTGAGGGTGAAAAGAAGCTGAAGACAGTGCAGAGTCAAGATGGAATAAAGCAGGAAGATAAAGTGCTTAGTGAGACTGTCGGGGAAATGATTGATAAAAATCATGATAAGCATTTGGAAAAGAATGCTTCTGAGAATAGTATTGAAATGGAGGAAAAAGATCGGGGTTCAGAGCTTCTCCATGCTGGTTCTCGGTCGGAACTTTTGAATGATACTGCCCCTCAAAATGGGGTTTGGTCGACTCAAGCAATAGAGGCAAAGAATGAGAAGGAATCACAACAATCTTCAATAACTACGGACCTCAGCGGCTATGTTTGGAAACTTTGTAATGCAACCACTGGGCCTGACTACATCCCTTGCCTTGACAATTGGCAAGCTATTAGAAAGCTTCCAAGTACAAGCCACTATGAACATCGAGAAAGGCACTGTCCTGATGAAGCTCCAACATGTCTTGTTCCTCTCCCTGAAGGATATAGACGGCCGATTAAGTGGCCTGAAAGCAGGGATCAA ATATGGTATCGCAATGTTCCCCACAAAGAGCTTGCAGACTTTAAGAGGGGCCAAAACTGGGTTAAAGTTACTGGTGAATACCTCACTTTTCCTGGCGGTGGAACTCAGTTCAAACATGGTGCTCTTCATTACATTGATTTGATCCAAAAA TCTCTTCCTGCAATTGCATGGGGGAAAAGAAGCCATGTGATATTGGATGTTGGGTGTGGAGTAGCGAGTTTTGGAGGTTATCTATTCAAAAGAGATGTTCTTGCAATGTCATTTGCTCCCAAAGATGAGCACAAAGCTCAAGTACAACTTGCACTTGAACGAGGAATCCCTGCTATATTGTCAGTTATGGGCACAAAAAGACTTCCCTTCCCTAGTGTCGTATTTGATCTTGTTCACTGTTCACGCTGTAGGGTCCCTTGGCACATTGAAG GCGGTAAACTTCTCTTGGAACTGAATCGTGTCTTGAGACCTGGTGGTTATTTTGTCTGGTCTGCTACTCCGGTGTATCAGAAGAATCCCGAAGATTCTGGCATTTGGAAAG CAATGTCTAAGCTATCAAAGTCAATGTGCTGGGATCTGGTGGTGATTGGAAAGGACAAATTAAATGGTGTCAGTGTGGCAATATACAGAAAACCCACTTCCAATGAGTGCTATGACAAAAGACTGCAAAATGAGCCTCCCCTTTGCAAAGAATCTGATGATCCAGATGCAGCCTG GAATGTAGCAATGCAAGCGTGCATGCACAAAGTGCCAGTCAATGCATCAGAGCGGGGGTCTCGTTGGCCTGAGCAATGGCCTCGAAGGTTGGAGAAACCACCTTACTGGTTGCATTCTCAGGTTGGAGTCCATGGCAAGGGTACTCCTGAGGATTTCACTGCTGACTACAATCACTGGAAAACTGTTGTCTCCCAATCATATTTGAAAGGGATGGGAATCAACTGGTCTTCTGTGAGAAATGTTATGGACATGAGAGCTGTATATGGAGG GTTTGCTGCGGCACTGAAGGATTTGGAAGTGTGGGTTATGAATGTAGTCCCGATCGATTCTCCAGACACTCTCCCAATAATATATGAGCGTGGTCTATTCGGAATATATCATGACTGGTGCGAATCATTTAACACCTACCCGAGATCTTACGATCTTCTCCATGCAGATcatcttttctcaagtcttaAAAAGAG GTGCAACTTAACGGCAGTGATTGCAGAGGTTGACAGGATCCTTAGGCCAGTAGGAAAGGTGATTGTACGGGACAATGATGAAACCATAGGTGAAGTCGAGAACATGGCTAAATCTTTACAGTGGGAGATCCTATTTAGTTATTCAAAAGACAATGAGGGGTTGCTGTGTGTTCAGAAGACATGGTGGCGTCCCACAGAGATGGATACAATTATGTCAGCTGTTGCTTAA
- the LOC122299241 gene encoding wall-associated receptor kinase 2-like, which produces MCFPRMMLLQVIIMTWVIGVILISQMAASAAVAAAPMAKPNCPDRCGDVEIPYPFGTSKGCYLDQNYFINCTNDSSGKTRRPMYENVFLLNISLEGHFEFSGYPASECYNKSGTLMDEMFYFVTTFGSISYTQNVFVAVGCDTIAYLNATQNDGTFSMGCMSVCQDTNDVANGSCSGIGCCQVEIPKGLRNFSFQARSFSRHKGVWKFNPCSYAFVVKKDTFRFSTKYLHGLDMDDSTFPIMVMDWGIRDETCEFARAKSDILCGENSTCYDPDNGYGYRCRCNPGYGGNPYLPDGCQDINECQSGNNCMHPELCKNTMGNYTCSCTKWYRGDGRKDGTGCDVNLPLLIKMVVGIGTALLMLLVGCFGVYWGLKRRNLIKLKGKFFQQNGGLMLQQRLSNHQGSMEPVRIFNAKELEKATNNYDKSRILGQGGNGTVYRGVLIENIVVAIKRSKIADQNQIEQFINEVIVLTQTNHRNVVKLLGCCLETEVPLLVYEFITNGTLSDHLHDKNKSSLLSWEKRLKIATEAAGALAYLHFETSIPIIHRDVKTANILLDDNHTAKVADFGASRLIPLDHTRLTTLVQGTFGYLDPEYLCSGQLTEKSDVYSFGVVLAELLTGEKAISLDRAESEKNLSTYFISALKDGRLLEIIEGNIIKEGNVEEVKEVSCIAKRCLSIKGEDRPTMKVVAMELEGLRIMEKHSHGKSDLYREQTECSLNAITSYLSLDDGIANPSTSTTIDSMGDQVPKSTIVCR; this is translated from the exons ATGTGTTTCCCAAGGATGATGCTCTTGCAAGTGATCATCATGACGTGGGTCATTGGTGTCATATTAATATCACAGATGGCAGCTTCTGCAGCAGTAGCAGCAGCTCCAATGGCAAAGCCTAACTGCCCCGACCGGTGTGGAGATGTTGAAATTCCATATCCTTTTGGCACTTCTAAAGGGTGCTATCTCGATCAAAATTACTTCATCAACTGCACAAACGATTCCTCCGGCAAAACCCGTCGGCCAATGTATGAAAATGTCTTTCTTCTGAACATTTCCCTCGAAGGTCATTTTGAGTTCTCAGGGTACCCTGCATCTGAATGTTACAACAAGTCGGGTACCCTTATGGATGAAATGTTTTACTTTGTAACTACCTTCGGTTCAATTTCTTACACCCAAAACGTTTTCGTGGCCGTTGGTTGTGACACTATTGCTTACCTTAATGCTACCCAGAACGACGGAACCTTCTCCATGGGCTGCATGTCTGTTTGTCAAGACACTAACGATGTGGCCAATGGATCTTGTTCTGGAATTGGGTGTTGCCAGGTAGAGATTCCAAAAGGATTGAGGAATTTTAGCTTCCAAGCAAGGAGCTTTTCTCGGCACAAAGGAGTATGGAAGTTCAATCCGTGCAGCTATGCTTTCGTTGTTAAAAAAGATACGTTTCGTTTCTCCACCAAATATCTTCACGGTCTAGACATGGACGATTCGACCTTTCCAATCATGGTCATGGATTGGGGAATCCGAGATGAAACATGTGAATTCGCTCGCGCAAAGTCGGACATCCTATGCGGAGAGAATAGCACATGTTATGATCCTGACAATGGGTATGGGTACCGTTGCAGATGCAATCCCGGTTACGGTGGAAACCCATACCTCCCCGATGGTTGTCAAG ATATTAACGAGTGCCAAAGTGGTAATAATTGCATGCATCCAGAACTCTGTAAAAACACAATGGGGAACTATACATGCTCTTGCACCAAATGGTACCGAGGAGACGGAAGAAAGGATGGAACCGGTTGTGATGTGAATCTCCCACTGCTGATTAAGATGGTTGTTG GTATCGGCACAGCCCTCTTAATGCTACTAGTTGGATGCTTTGGGGTATATTGGGGACTAAAAAGAAGAAACCTCATTAAGCTCAAAGGCAAATTCTTCCAACAAAATGGTGGCCTAATGTTACAACAACGACTCTCTAACCACCAAGGATCGATGGAACCAGTTAGAATCTTCAATGCAAAAGAACTTGAGAAGGCCACTAATAATTATGATAAGAGTAGAATCCTCGGCCAAGGAGGCAATGGAACGGTTTATCGAGGAGTATTAATCGAGAATATAGTGGTTGCTATTAAAAGGTCCAAAATTGCTGATCAAAATCAGATTGAACAGTTCATAAACGAAGTGATTGTGCTTACTCAAACAAACCATAGGAATGTGGTTAAACTACTGGGTTGTTGTTTGGAAACAGAGGTGCCCTTACTAGTTTATGAATTTATCACTAATGGGACACTTTCTGATCATCTACATGATAAAAACAAGTCATCTTTGCTCTCATGGGAAAAACGTTTGAAGATAGCAACAGAAGCTGCAGGAGCCCTTGCATACCTACATTTTGAAACTTCCATACCAATTATTCACAGAGATGTGAAAACTGCAAATATACTTTTAGACGATAATCATACAGCAAAGGTTGCTGACTTTGGAGCTTCAAGACTAATTCCTCTTGATCACACGCGATTAACAACATTAGTACAAGGAACATTTGGGTACTTGGACCCTGAATATTTGTGTAGTGGTCAATTAACAGAAAAAAGTGATGTCTATAGCTTTGGCGTTGTTTTGGCAGAATTACTGACAGGTGAGAAGGCAATTTCTTTAGACAGGGCAGAAAGTGAGAAAAATCTATCAACATATTTTATTTCTGCTCTAAAAGATGGTCGCCTACTAGAGATTATTGAAGGCAACATTATCAAGGAGGGTAATGTTGAAGAGGTAAAGGAAGTTTCTTGTATTGCCAAAAGGTGCTTAAGCATAAAAGGAGAGGATAGGCCTACTATGAAGGTTGTGGCAATGGAGCTAGAGGGATTGAGAATTATGGAAAAGCACTCACATGGGAAATCAGATCTCTACAGAGAACAAACTGAGTGTTCACTTAATGCAATTACAAGTTATTTGAGTCTTGATGATGGCATTGCCAATCCTTCAACTAGTACCACCATTGATAGCATGGGAGATCAAGTTCCGAAATCAACGATTGTTTGTAGATAA